From one Maridesulfovibrio frigidus DSM 17176 genomic stretch:
- the groES gene encoding co-chaperone GroES codes for MKLKPLGDRLLVKRLEVEEVTVGGIIIPDSAQEKPMKGEVVAVGAGKLDDSGSRIAIALKEGDVVLFAKYAGTEISIDGADHLVMREDDILAVVEA; via the coding sequence ATGAAACTGAAGCCTTTAGGTGACCGCCTTTTGGTCAAACGTCTCGAAGTTGAAGAAGTAACTGTTGGTGGAATCATCATTCCTGACTCTGCTCAAGAAAAACCTATGAAAGGCGAAGTCGTCGCTGTCGGAGCTGGCAAGCTTGACGATTCAGGTTCTAGAATCGCGATCGCTTTAAAAGAAGGCGACGTTGTCCTTTTCGCTAAATACGCTGGAACGGAAATTTCAATAGATGGTGCTGACCACCTCGTAATGCGTGAGGATGATATCCTTGCTGTTGTCGAAGCCTAG
- a CDS encoding glutamine--tRNA ligase/YqeY domain fusion protein — MSENTTDSNSPKNFIAAIIEKDNETGKYDGRVATRFPPEPNGYLHIGHAKSICLNFGLAKDFGGTCNLRFDDTNPAKEEVEYVESIQEDVRWLGFDWEDRLHYSSDYFDDLYALAVQLIKNGKAYVDSLSAEETREYRGTLTEPGKDSPYRSRSVEENLTIFEGMKNGEFADGEHLLRAKIDMASPNMIMRDPALYRIRKVDHHRTGDKWCIYPMYDFTHCLSDSLEKITHSVCTLEFENNRPLYDWVLENLGVYRPQQIEFARLNLTYTVMSKRRLIQLVEDNQVSGWDDPRMPTISGMRRRGYSPAAIRNFCERIGVAKATNMVDFALLEFSVREDLNETSSRYMGVVNPLKVVIENYPEDKVEEFEFLNNPGNPDAGSRMVPFSKVLYIEREDYMEDAPKKFFRLSVGREVRLRYGYYITCTEAIKDENGEVVELRCTYDPATIGGWSKDGRKVKGTIHWVSVAHAKEVEVRLYEHLFTKENPMDNKDGSDFKDHINPDSLKVLPKCYVEPFLGKVEPGFRCQFERVGYFCVDKDSTAEKPVFNRTATLRDTWKRITKNQK, encoded by the coding sequence ATGTCAGAGAATACTACTGATTCAAATAGCCCTAAAAATTTTATTGCAGCGATTATCGAGAAAGATAATGAGACAGGAAAATATGACGGACGGGTCGCAACCAGATTTCCTCCTGAACCTAATGGATACCTCCATATTGGGCATGCCAAGTCTATTTGTTTAAATTTTGGTCTTGCTAAAGACTTCGGTGGCACGTGCAATCTTCGTTTCGATGATACTAACCCGGCTAAAGAAGAAGTCGAGTATGTTGAGTCAATACAGGAAGATGTGCGCTGGCTTGGTTTTGATTGGGAAGATCGCCTTCACTATTCTTCTGACTATTTTGATGACCTATACGCGTTGGCTGTTCAGCTTATTAAGAATGGCAAAGCCTATGTAGACAGTCTCAGTGCTGAAGAAACCCGTGAATATCGCGGTACTTTAACTGAGCCGGGCAAAGACAGTCCTTATCGTTCACGTTCTGTTGAGGAGAACCTTACTATTTTTGAGGGCATGAAGAACGGTGAATTTGCTGACGGTGAACATTTGCTCCGTGCGAAGATCGATATGGCTTCTCCTAACATGATAATGCGTGACCCTGCTCTTTATCGTATCAGAAAAGTTGATCATCATCGTACTGGCGATAAATGGTGCATTTACCCTATGTACGATTTTACGCACTGTCTTTCAGATTCCCTAGAAAAAATTACTCATTCTGTCTGTACTTTGGAATTTGAAAATAATCGTCCTTTGTATGATTGGGTTCTGGAAAATCTCGGGGTATACAGGCCACAGCAGATTGAATTTGCAAGGCTAAATTTGACTTATACTGTGATGAGTAAGCGCCGCCTTATTCAACTTGTGGAAGACAACCAAGTGTCTGGCTGGGATGATCCTAGGATGCCGACTATTTCCGGGATGAGAAGGCGTGGTTATTCGCCTGCCGCTATCCGTAATTTTTGTGAGCGTATCGGAGTTGCAAAAGCCACTAATATGGTTGACTTTGCATTGCTTGAGTTCTCTGTTCGCGAAGATTTGAATGAGACTTCTTCAAGATACATGGGAGTCGTTAATCCGCTCAAGGTTGTTATTGAAAATTACCCTGAAGATAAGGTCGAAGAATTCGAATTTCTGAACAATCCTGGAAATCCGGATGCCGGAAGTCGCATGGTTCCCTTTTCCAAGGTTTTGTACATTGAACGCGAAGATTACATGGAAGATGCTCCGAAGAAGTTTTTCAGACTTTCTGTCGGGCGTGAAGTCCGCCTTCGTTATGGTTATTACATTACTTGCACCGAAGCGATTAAAGATGAAAACGGCGAAGTCGTTGAACTTCGCTGTACTTATGATCCAGCCACAATTGGCGGTTGGTCTAAAGATGGAAGAAAAGTTAAGGGTACTATACACTGGGTTTCTGTGGCGCATGCTAAAGAAGTTGAAGTTCGACTTTATGAGCATCTTTTCACTAAAGAAAATCCTATGGACAATAAAGACGGCTCAGACTTCAAGGATCATATCAATCCAGATTCCTTGAAAGTTTTGCCCAAATGTTATGTCGAACCGTTTCTTGGAAAAGTAGAACCAGGGTTCAGGTGCCAGTTTGAACGGGTGGGTTATTTCTGTGTGGACAAAGATTCTACTGCTGAAAAGCCGGTGTTCAATAGGACAGCGACTCTCAGAGATACGTGGAAAAGAATTACTAAAAATCAGAAATAA
- a CDS encoding helix-turn-helix domain-containing protein: MMLGFSLSNLDFPELNGKRVMTVECLIRVLGHEGAECLIYYWGGMRVSIPNVDDLHRVRLRERVIHAFNSGATSSQIAERFGISIRTAQRMRNPSTCVENGAKMI; the protein is encoded by the coding sequence ATGATGTTAGGATTCAGTTTAAGCAATTTAGATTTTCCAGAGTTGAATGGTAAAAGAGTAATGACAGTTGAGTGTCTTATAAGAGTCTTGGGTCATGAGGGAGCTGAGTGTTTGATTTACTATTGGGGAGGGATGAGAGTTTCTATTCCCAATGTTGATGATTTACATAGAGTCAGGCTTCGCGAGCGGGTGATCCACGCGTTCAATAGCGGGGCTACTTCCTCTCAAATTGCAGAAAGATTTGGTATTTCTATCAGGACTGCGCAAAGAATGCGAAACCCTTCAACTTGTGTTGAGAATGGGGCTAAAATGATATAG
- the hydF gene encoding [FeFe] hydrogenase H-cluster maturation GTPase HydF: MSPEIDKGSRLAIAIAGRSNAGKSSIIRALSGSGEGEGLSSVATEDEMYPLTRTEIHPLGPVTIYDTDAHVPGDDKARLIKEALYSVDVAVVVTDESGITEEERELTALLIERGIPCVMVFNKADIRRPSLADMEFCGSRGLRFVATSTLDGRGIERLKKSIMALAPEENLLDPVLARDLIGRGDFVVCVVSEDLVSPKGRLGLPKSQVLREILDVGGIAVIVKEGELFQTVSGQKRRPALVIADSQAVKKVLDIVPVDVPLTTFPILFARHKGNLEQLVQGANAIEHLKDGDRVLIVEACPHHPKAEDLSKEMIPARIAGYSGKKIFFESKTGCGLPLDLASYQLVVHCGACMTERADMLRRIRDCDRQQVPITNYGLAIAKVDGTLKRLIEPFFKDEVKEKKVLTGKINVFRGSNSRAMHLVVPAEVYPEKAVPFNLMYLFGDIDVTKKHIGFASLPFARGGQQKIRKFVEKHGYCFYKWPGRVLGPDLGGMLEPEDKSDK, encoded by the coding sequence ATGAGTCCAGAAATTGATAAAGGTTCGAGGCTTGCTATTGCTATCGCAGGACGGAGTAATGCAGGGAAGTCTTCGATTATCAGAGCTCTTTCCGGTTCAGGGGAAGGCGAGGGCTTAAGTTCTGTGGCGACGGAAGATGAAATGTATCCTCTTACAAGGACTGAGATTCATCCGCTGGGTCCTGTTACTATATACGATACAGACGCTCATGTTCCCGGAGATGATAAGGCCCGGCTGATCAAAGAAGCTTTGTATAGCGTCGACGTTGCAGTTGTTGTCACCGACGAGTCTGGCATTACTGAAGAAGAACGTGAACTTACAGCTCTTCTCATCGAGAGGGGAATTCCATGTGTTATGGTCTTTAATAAGGCCGATATAAGGCGTCCTAGCCTAGCGGATATGGAATTTTGCGGTTCTAGGGGGCTCAGGTTTGTTGCCACCTCTACACTTGATGGACGCGGGATTGAACGACTCAAAAAGTCTATTATGGCTTTGGCTCCTGAAGAAAATTTACTGGATCCTGTTCTTGCTAGAGATTTGATAGGCAGGGGTGACTTTGTTGTTTGCGTGGTCTCGGAAGATCTTGTTTCTCCTAAAGGGAGGCTTGGTCTTCCAAAGTCTCAGGTCTTACGCGAGATTCTTGATGTCGGTGGTATTGCTGTTATCGTGAAGGAAGGGGAACTTTTCCAAACGGTTTCTGGGCAAAAGAGACGTCCCGCATTGGTTATAGCTGATTCGCAGGCCGTAAAGAAAGTTTTAGATATTGTTCCGGTAGATGTGCCTTTAACAACTTTCCCAATTTTATTTGCCCGCCATAAGGGTAATCTTGAACAGTTGGTTCAAGGTGCTAATGCCATTGAGCACCTCAAAGATGGTGATAGGGTCTTGATTGTTGAGGCTTGCCCTCATCATCCAAAGGCGGAAGATTTAAGCAAAGAAATGATTCCTGCCCGCATAGCCGGATATTCCGGTAAGAAAATATTTTTTGAATCAAAGACTGGTTGCGGGTTGCCGCTTGATCTTGCCAGTTATCAGTTGGTTGTGCATTGCGGAGCTTGCATGACAGAGCGGGCTGATATGCTGCGGAGAATAAGGGATTGTGACAGACAGCAGGTTCCCATTACTAATTACGGGCTGGCCATCGCAAAAGTTGATGGTACTTTAAAAAGATTAATTGAGCCTTTTTTTAAAGATGAAGTTAAAGAGAAGAAAGTTTTAACTGGTAAAATTAATGTATTCAGGGGGAGTAATTCTCGTGCTATGCATTTGGTTGTTCCTGCCGAAGTTTATCCGGAAAAGGCTGTACCTTTTAATTTGATGTATCTTTTTGGTGATATCGATGTGACAAAAAAACATATAGGTTTTGCCTCGCTTCCTTTCGCTCGTGGCGGACAACAGAAGATTCGTAAATTTGTCGAGAAGCATGGATATTGCTTTTACAAATGGCCGGGCCGGGTTTTAGGTCCAGATTTGGGCGGCATGCTTGAACCTGAAGATAAAAGCGATAAGTAA
- a CDS encoding S24 family peptidase → MSFYFDLIEGMKSMIGKDKKYANPTQMAKACGVAPNQVIRYIKQERGKHIQVLAKVLDEVGAKISFPDNKNVEITNKFHHVPKVLARPNTSGKSLQQDDSYEDTYAFSLSWLQKKGNPDCMKLMSVTGESMAPRIEDGDHILVDESQKDLYEGRIYVVRIDQEIVVKRIAKIPGKVLLISDNPEAKPQQIEIDLSDNSLSWEPVGRVLYVAKDLR, encoded by the coding sequence ATGAGCTTCTATTTTGATCTTATTGAAGGAATGAAGAGCATGATTGGTAAGGATAAAAAATATGCAAACCCCACTCAAATGGCTAAAGCCTGTGGAGTGGCTCCCAATCAAGTGATCCGGTACATTAAGCAGGAAAGAGGAAAACATATTCAAGTGCTCGCAAAAGTGCTTGATGAGGTGGGCGCAAAAATTTCTTTCCCTGACAATAAAAACGTAGAAATTACTAATAAATTTCACCATGTCCCAAAGGTACTTGCACGCCCAAACACGAGCGGCAAAAGCCTCCAGCAGGATGATTCCTATGAAGACACGTACGCTTTCAGCCTTAGCTGGCTACAAAAAAAAGGTAATCCCGATTGCATGAAACTTATGTCTGTAACAGGAGAATCCATGGCGCCTCGAATTGAGGACGGCGACCACATCTTAGTTGATGAATCGCAAAAGGATTTATATGAAGGGCGCATTTACGTTGTGCGTATTGATCAAGAAATTGTCGTGAAAAGAATCGCCAAAATACCCGGCAAAGTCCTGCTAATATCAGACAATCCTGAAGCAAAACCGCAACAGATAGAAATTGATTTAAGTGACAATTCTCTCAGCTGGGAACCAGTTGGAAGGGTTCTCTATGTCGCAAAGGATCTAAGATAA
- a CDS encoding sensor domain-containing diguanylate cyclase, whose product MNSKKKRNLIKLFVKSYLPVAVLILSVSIWVIYTQKRQYVDLVSNHEMNLAKGDCVALSAWVSTGVQDVGVVAGLVENSLRKGRDLRHQLDHIADMFSVFGREREICLQLRYISLQGKELVRINMKGNEPERIIGESLQNKGDRSYIKNALELKSGVYVSSFDLNREHGKVEIPYVPVLRFLKKVYGADGEALGLVAINYSGEALIRMLNDSSKESFGDVFFVNSQGGWIIGPDSNYDWRFLFGDQDSLMKDQFPLAWENILAKPIGQFFSPNGLFTSQAICEDSSSVLFGSDVTFHEKWKIITNVSHKKLRVPQSAGNLFLILILFGWTGFLFWRRTVSSLESERVTEALKESDKRFMDITDAAGEFIWETGPDGSFVFVTGRAEDVLGYSAEELVGRSPFDFVDEESSWEVRKEFLDAAQEGKSFRALEFKFVNRDGRRLWLEFNGIPVLDSEGNVTGFRGATSDVTMQKKALQDLQDREDMLQSISDSVQDALILMDDKGLVHFWNPAAEIIFGFSSEEMLGKDLRSCVWLEDNVDDPVELHEEGEDLKSLFNSYGSFTVNVRRKDGSVFPAEVLLSPLKRDEMWWVVGTIRDVTERKEAEDALRKLATTDPLTGLSNRRFFMERSEEEVEKALRYKRSLSLLMVDIDFFKNVNDTYGHDAGDDVLKALSAVGLKVLRNVDVFGRIGGEEFSILLPDTTLAGAELVAERLRGEIEATSMKTRSGDLSITVSVGVTTFSENLCTLEHLLKAADLGLYAAKDAGRNQVKVQLAVAEEC is encoded by the coding sequence ATGAATTCGAAAAAAAAACGCAACTTAATTAAGCTTTTTGTCAAAAGTTACCTTCCTGTTGCAGTTCTTATTTTGTCTGTGTCCATTTGGGTTATCTATACCCAGAAAAGACAGTATGTTGATCTTGTTTCAAATCATGAAATGAATCTTGCTAAAGGTGACTGTGTCGCTCTGAGTGCTTGGGTTTCGACAGGCGTTCAGGATGTGGGCGTTGTCGCTGGCTTGGTTGAGAATAGCTTGCGTAAGGGTAGAGATTTAAGACATCAATTAGATCATATTGCGGATATGTTTTCTGTTTTCGGGCGTGAGCGGGAGATTTGTTTACAGCTTCGCTATATTTCCCTTCAGGGTAAAGAGTTGGTTAGAATCAATATGAAAGGCAATGAGCCTGAGCGTATAATTGGTGAGTCGTTGCAAAACAAGGGAGATCGTTCGTATATTAAGAACGCATTGGAGTTGAAATCTGGAGTTTATGTTTCAAGCTTTGATTTAAACAGGGAGCATGGAAAAGTTGAGATTCCTTATGTTCCTGTCTTGAGGTTTTTAAAAAAAGTATACGGGGCTGACGGCGAAGCTTTAGGGTTGGTTGCAATTAATTATTCAGGTGAAGCCTTAATTCGTATGCTTAATGATTCTTCAAAAGAATCATTTGGTGATGTGTTTTTTGTTAACAGTCAGGGCGGATGGATAATCGGTCCGGATAGCAATTATGACTGGAGATTTTTGTTTGGGGACCAAGACTCCCTTATGAAAGACCAATTTCCTTTGGCATGGGAAAACATATTAGCCAAGCCTATTGGGCAATTTTTCAGCCCGAATGGTCTTTTTACTTCACAGGCCATATGTGAAGATAGTTCATCCGTTTTATTTGGATCAGATGTAACATTTCATGAGAAATGGAAGATTATAACTAATGTTTCACATAAAAAATTAAGGGTACCTCAGAGTGCCGGAAATTTGTTTTTGATTCTGATCTTGTTTGGGTGGACTGGGTTCTTATTTTGGCGGCGCACAGTTTCTTCTCTTGAGAGCGAGCGCGTTACCGAGGCACTAAAAGAGAGTGATAAAAGATTTATGGACATCACTGATGCAGCCGGCGAGTTTATATGGGAAACAGGGCCTGACGGAAGCTTTGTGTTTGTAACTGGACGGGCTGAAGATGTTTTGGGCTATAGTGCGGAAGAGCTGGTAGGCAGATCTCCTTTTGACTTTGTAGATGAGGAGTCTTCGTGGGAAGTACGTAAAGAATTTCTCGATGCAGCTCAAGAAGGTAAAAGTTTTCGCGCGCTGGAGTTTAAGTTTGTTAACCGTGACGGGCGCAGATTGTGGCTGGAATTTAACGGGATTCCTGTTTTAGATAGTGAAGGGAATGTTACAGGATTTCGCGGTGCGACTTCTGATGTGACAATGCAGAAAAAAGCATTGCAGGATTTGCAGGATAGAGAGGATATGCTTCAAAGCATAAGTGATTCTGTTCAGGATGCTCTTATCCTCATGGATGATAAGGGGCTGGTTCATTTTTGGAATCCTGCTGCTGAGATCATTTTCGGATTTTCTTCGGAGGAAATGCTTGGGAAAGATTTACGTTCCTGCGTATGGCTTGAGGATAATGTTGATGATCCTGTTGAGCTTCACGAGGAAGGCGAAGATCTGAAGAGTTTATTTAATTCCTATGGTTCTTTTACGGTTAATGTTCGCCGAAAAGATGGTAGTGTCTTCCCTGCTGAAGTTTTACTGTCTCCCCTCAAAAGGGACGAAATGTGGTGGGTTGTAGGCACCATTCGCGATGTTACAGAGAGAAAAGAAGCAGAAGATGCTTTGCGAAAATTAGCCACAACTGATCCTTTGACCGGACTTAGTAATCGTCGCTTTTTCATGGAGCGTTCTGAGGAAGAAGTAGAAAAAGCACTCAGATATAAACGTTCTTTATCTTTGCTGATGGTTGATATTGATTTCTTCAAGAACGTAAATGATACTTACGGTCATGATGCAGGGGATGATGTTTTGAAGGCATTGTCTGCGGTCGGCCTTAAGGTGTTGAGAAATGTCGATGTTTTCGGAAGGATTGGTGGGGAAGAATTTTCAATACTATTGCCCGATACAACTCTTGCGGGAGCGGAGCTAGTTGCGGAAAGGCTCCGGGGGGAGATTGAGGCTACAAGTATGAAGACCCGGTCGGGAGACTTATCTATTACTGTCAGTGTAGGTGTTACAACTTTTAGCGAAAATCTTTGTACTTTAGAACATCTGCTCAAGGCCGCAGACCTTGGCCTTTATGCGGCAAAAGATGCGGGTCGTAATCAGGTTAAAGTTCAACTGGCTGTTGCAGAAGAGTGTTAG
- a CDS encoding chemotaxis protein CheX → MNVELAKPFVKATSDILSMMAMVTPKPGKPYVKKGKVASGDVTGIVGFTGDMNGSISISFEKACATQIVKNMLGDDIQDILQDVKDAVGEITNMVSGQARAGLAEQGHKLQGSTPTVIIGDKHTIAHLTSSTVMAIPFSTDHGEFTIEFSFE, encoded by the coding sequence ATGAATGTAGAATTGGCAAAACCATTTGTGAAGGCAACCTCCGACATTTTGTCCATGATGGCTATGGTTACCCCTAAGCCAGGAAAGCCTTACGTAAAAAAGGGAAAAGTTGCCTCTGGTGATGTCACCGGAATTGTTGGTTTTACGGGCGACATGAACGGAAGCATATCCATTTCATTTGAAAAAGCGTGTGCGACCCAGATTGTAAAAAACATGCTCGGTGACGACATTCAGGATATTCTGCAGGACGTTAAAGACGCTGTTGGAGAAATAACCAACATGGTTTCCGGCCAGGCAAGAGCAGGCCTGGCAGAACAAGGGCACAAACTTCAAGGCTCAACTCCCACAGTAATTATTGGAGACAAGCATACCATCGCACATTTAACATCATCAACAGTCATGGCTATCCCTTTCTCGACTGATCATGGAGAATTCACAATTGAATTCTCTTTCGAATAA
- a CDS encoding response regulator encodes MFKLSKMRHGVTLGVLLIMLVVLVPLGFFVANKHQNLTLKTLRSRGEDVASIVAYGSAESIIAHEGNRLEGIAKSACVSSEVVYCIVYDQNDSIYSQCGELPPLSVSSNIMDVEKRILKDGKYLGHVVVGVSMNSADETNSLILWNLCLLIAVVIAVAGFSVNYFLGKFFILPVIKLSEQATGIERNEFIKFDDMGRRDEIGSLAMALNTVSERFSRLNCELEEMVDERTRDLSAANLKLSEENKERIRAQNNLTSVLDELSFAVQELEKEKDKAEKASGFKSEFLAMISHEIRTPMNAILGMGDLLMETGLDSEQVGYVEIFRGAGELLLKIINDILDFVQIESGQIDLIPSTFDPSNTVQSVSKSVAHSAHARDIEIICDVDPGVPDQVVGDAMRVRQVLMNIVSNAVKFTSSGEVEVKLSIHDDTEEHHQLLFTIRDTGIGISERKQNLIFESFVQADGSTSREYGGTGLGLAIASRLAELMGGKIWFESERGKGSVFYFSIPFRKSIAESKPGIVNFSGTKVLLIDDNHTVREVLTRRLKAMGVNATVTSTGAAGLDYLKSSVFQHEPYDVLFVANEMSDMSGVNFISQARELDYLYGKVAITFSAGCTDDDRNKAIFEGAHYTLIKPLFDVDLVLCLSGVAEHEERSVEDSCPVLKVLLVEDNEDHRNILELFIKDTGMSVTSASDGLRAVQMFASGCFDLVFMDLDLPIMSGLEAVAKMREIESAEGRDRSLIMALAAHAFDSSEADSMKADCDGFISKPVRWDKIRSVVMSVAKDNKFPEDINAES; translated from the coding sequence ATGTTTAAGCTTTCTAAAATGCGACATGGGGTTACTCTGGGTGTCTTGCTCATAATGCTCGTGGTTTTGGTGCCACTGGGTTTTTTTGTGGCAAACAAGCACCAGAATCTAACTCTTAAAACTCTTCGTTCCAGAGGTGAAGACGTTGCCTCTATTGTCGCGTATGGGAGCGCTGAATCCATTATTGCCCATGAAGGCAATAGGCTGGAAGGGATCGCAAAGAGTGCATGTGTTAGCTCTGAAGTTGTCTATTGCATAGTCTATGATCAGAATGATTCTATTTACAGCCAGTGTGGCGAACTTCCTCCTTTATCTGTTTCCAGCAATATTATGGATGTGGAAAAACGCATTCTTAAAGATGGTAAATATCTCGGGCACGTTGTTGTCGGGGTAAGTATGAACTCTGCTGATGAAACAAACTCATTAATTCTGTGGAATTTATGTTTACTTATTGCCGTGGTGATTGCTGTTGCGGGGTTTAGCGTCAACTATTTTCTTGGAAAGTTCTTTATTTTACCGGTTATCAAACTATCGGAGCAGGCTACTGGAATCGAACGCAATGAGTTTATAAAGTTTGATGATATGGGAAGGCGTGATGAAATAGGTTCCCTCGCGATGGCTCTGAACACAGTTAGTGAAAGGTTTTCACGGTTGAATTGTGAACTGGAAGAAATGGTTGATGAGCGTACCAGAGATCTTAGCGCAGCAAATCTAAAGCTTAGTGAAGAGAATAAGGAGCGCATAAGGGCTCAGAATAATTTGACTTCAGTTCTAGATGAGTTGTCCTTTGCTGTTCAGGAGCTTGAAAAAGAGAAAGATAAAGCTGAAAAGGCAAGCGGTTTTAAAAGTGAATTTCTTGCAATGATAAGTCATGAAATACGGACACCCATGAATGCTATCTTAGGAATGGGTGATTTGTTAATGGAGACCGGGCTTGATTCTGAACAGGTGGGGTATGTTGAAATTTTTAGAGGAGCAGGTGAGCTTCTCTTAAAAATAATTAATGATATTTTGGATTTTGTTCAAATCGAATCAGGGCAGATTGATCTTATTCCTAGTACTTTTGATCCATCTAATACAGTTCAAAGTGTCTCTAAAAGTGTGGCCCATTCGGCGCACGCGCGTGATATTGAGATTATTTGTGATGTTGATCCTGGCGTGCCTGATCAAGTGGTCGGCGACGCTATGAGGGTTCGACAAGTCTTAATGAATATTGTTTCAAACGCGGTCAAGTTTACATCCAGCGGGGAAGTTGAGGTTAAGTTGAGCATTCACGATGACACTGAAGAGCATCACCAACTTCTTTTCACTATTCGTGATACTGGAATCGGTATTTCTGAGAGAAAGCAAAACCTTATTTTTGAGAGCTTTGTTCAGGCAGATGGTTCTACTAGCCGCGAGTACGGAGGAACTGGACTTGGTCTTGCTATAGCATCAAGACTTGCCGAGCTCATGGGTGGAAAAATATGGTTTGAGAGTGAGAGAGGGAAGGGGTCTGTTTTCTATTTTTCCATTCCATTTCGTAAGTCTATTGCGGAGTCAAAGCCAGGTATAGTCAATTTCTCAGGAACTAAAGTACTATTGATTGACGATAACCACACTGTCAGAGAAGTTTTAACTCGCCGCTTAAAAGCTATGGGTGTAAACGCCACGGTTACTTCTACCGGAGCTGCCGGGCTTGATTACCTTAAGAGTTCAGTTTTTCAACATGAACCCTATGATGTCTTATTTGTAGCTAACGAAATGTCTGATATGTCAGGAGTAAATTTCATTTCGCAGGCTAGAGAATTGGACTATTTGTACGGAAAAGTTGCGATTACATTTTCTGCCGGATGCACGGATGATGATCGGAACAAAGCTATTTTCGAAGGCGCTCACTACACTTTGATTAAACCTCTCTTTGATGTTGATCTCGTTCTCTGTCTCTCTGGAGTGGCTGAGCATGAGGAAAGAAGTGTCGAGGATTCGTGTCCGGTTTTGAAGGTACTTTTAGTCGAAGACAATGAAGATCACAGAAATATTTTAGAACTTTTCATAAAAGATACAGGCATGAGCGTCACGTCTGCTAGTGATGGACTTAGGGCTGTTCAAATGTTTGCTTCTGGTTGTTTTGATCTTGTTTTTATGGATCTTGATTTACCTATCATGAGTGGTCTTGAAGCTGTTGCGAAGATGCGCGAGATTGAGTCGGCAGAAGGAAGAGATCGATCTCTTATTATGGCATTGGCTGCGCATGCGTTCGATAGCTCAGAGGCAGATAGTATGAAAGCCGATTGTGATGGCTTTATTTCTAAGCCTGTAAGATGGGATAAGATCCGTTCAGTTGTTATGTCCGTTGCAAAAGATAATAAATTTCCCGAAGATATAAATGCGGAGAGTTAG